AGCACCGGCTGGAGGTCGCCCAGCAGCTCGGACTCGAGCTGGCTCTGGCGGGCGCGCATCCAGTTGCGGTTGCCCTTCACGGTGTTGATCTCGCCGTTGTGGGCCATCATCCGGAACGGCTGCGCGAGCGGCCAGGACGGGAAGGTGTTCGTCGAGTAGCGCGAGTGGACGAGCGCGAGCTTCGAGGCGAAGCGCTCGTCGCTGAGGTCCGGGTAGAAGGGCTCGAGCTGGAGCGTCGTGACCATGCCCTTGTAGACGATGGTGCGCGCCGAGAGGGAGGGCAGGTAGGCGCCGAGCTCGCGCTCGGCGCGCTTGCGCACGAAGAAGGTGCGGCGGTCGAGCTCGATGCCGCTCAGGGCGCGACCGTGCTCGCCGGGGTGGGCGCCCGCGAGGAACAGCTGCTCGAACACGGGCGCCGCCTTGCGGGCGAGCGTGCCGAGGTGCTCAGGGTCGGTCGGCACCTCGCGCCAGCCGAGGACCTCGAGGCCGTGCTCGCGCGCGATCCCCTCGATCCCGGCCTTGAGCTCCGTGCGCTCGGCCTCCTCGGTCGGGAGGAAGGCCATGCCGGCCGCGTACTCGCCGGGGCCGGGGAGCTCGAAGGGCACGACGGCGCGGAGGAACTCGTCCGGCATCTGGGTGACGATGCCCGCGCCGTCGCCCGTGCCCGCATCCGAGCCGACCGCGCCGCGGTGCTCGAGGTGGCGGAGCGCGTCGAGCGCCGCGTCGATGATGTCGTGGCCGGCCGTGCCGCGCAGGGTCGCGACCATGGCCAGGCCGCAGGCGTCCTTCTCGTTGGCGGGGTCGTAGAGACCCGCCGCCGCCGGGATCGCGCTGAAGCGCTGGAAGGGGCCGTGCTGGGGCGTGCTGGCAGCCATGGGAACCGTCCTCACGATGGTGCAGGTGATGGGACGTCGGCGGCCCAACAGACAGGGAGGGATGAGCCCGATTCTCCCACGCAGGTGGGCGGGCCGGAATCCCGCGGGTTTCGCGCGACCGCGGTGGTGCGCGGACTAGCGGGTGGTGGATGCGCCGCTTGTGGCGGGCTCCTCGGACTCGGCGGCGGCGTCATCGCCCTCGTCGACGGAATCGTCGTCCTCGTCGTCCGAGTAGGTGTCGTCGGAGTCTACCCCAGCATCGGGCGTCCACTCGCGCCCCGGCACGTACGGGCTCGGCTCGAGGCCCGGGTGGCGGCGGGACTGCACGATGAGGATCACGATGCCGAGCACGAGCGCGATGACGGCGGCCCAGACATTCGAGCGGATCCCGAGGTAGAGCTCGCTGGGATCGATGCGGATCGACTCGAACCAGCTGCGGCCGAGGCCGTACCAGACGAGGTAGAGGCCGAGGACCTTGCCCCACTGCAGCCGCAGGCGGTACGTCGCGGCCATGAGGATCGCGAAGCCGACGAGGTTCCAGATCATCTCGTAGAGGAAGGTCGGGTGGAACAGCGTGCCCTCCGGCAGGCCCGAGGGGTAGGCGCCGTTGGACGACTCGATCTCGAGGCCCCACGGCAGGTCGGTGGGGAGGCCGTAGAGCTCGTGGTTGAACCAGTTGCCGAGGCGGCCCATGGCCTGCGCGAGGAGGAGGCCGGGCGCGATCGCGTCGGCGACGCTCCAGAAGCGCAGCCCCGACATCCGGCAGCCGATCCAGACGCCGACGGCGCCGCCGATGAGCGAGCCGAAGATGGCGTTGCCGCCCTCCCAGATGCGCACGACCTTCCAGGGGTCGATGCCGGCGCCGAAGAAGTCGCCGGGGTGCGTCAGCACGTGGTACGCCCGCGCCCCGATGATGCCGAGCACGACCGCCCAGATCGCGACGTCGAGGATGACCCAGGGCTCCGCACCGCGCGAGCTCAGCCGGTGGTTCGCCACGAGGATCGCCGCCACGATGCCCGCCAGGATGCAGATGGCGTAGGCGTGGATGTTGAGGTCGAAGCCGAACCAGGTCAGGCCGATGTCGCGGAGCCACTGGCCGAGGTTGAAGACCTGCCAGGCGGGGTCGGGGCTCGGGATGCTGAGCGGAAGGACCACGGAGAACCTTTCGGCGTTCTGCGCCTCGGGGAGGCGGGAGGGACGGAGCGAGTCTACTGCGCGGCGGGGGCGGCCCCCGCCGCGAGGGCGGCGGCGGTGCGCGCGAGGCCGGCGACGCCGTCGGCGGCGAGCGAGGTGACGAGCGCCGAGCCGACGATCGCGCCGTCGGCGTAGCCGAGCACCTCGCGGACCTGCTCGCCCGTCGAGATGCCGATGCCGACGCAGGCGGCGATCCGGTCGGGACCGGTCGCGCCGGCCGCGCGGAGCCGCTCGACGAGCGTGCGCGCCGCGCGGTCGACGTCGCTCCGCGCGCCCGTGATCCCCATGGTCGAGACGGTGTAGACGAAGCCGCGGCTCGACGACACGACCTCGCCGAGGCGGGCGTCGGAGGAGGTCGGCGCCGCGAGGAAGACCCGGTCGAGGCCGTGCGCCTCGCTCACCGCGAGCCACTCCCCCGCCGAGTCGGGCGTGATGTCCGGCGTGATGAGGCCCGCGCCGCCGGCATCCCGCAGCGAGGCGGCGAAGCGCTCCGCGCCGAACTGCACGACCGGGTTCCAGTACGTCATGACGAGGACCGGCACGTCGACGCGCGCGCGGATCCGCTCGACCGCCGCGAACACGTCGCGCGTGCGGAAGCCGCCGGCGAGCGCATGCTGCGTCGCCTGCTGGATCGCGAGGCCGTCCATGACCGGGTCGGAGTACGGGAGGCCGAGCTCGAGGACGTCGACCCCGTTCTCCACGAGGGCGACCGCGGCGTCGACGCTCGTGTCGAGATCCGGGAACCCGACGGGGAGGTAGCCGATGAGGGCACCGGACCCTGACGCCTTCCGCTCGGCGATGCGCTGCGCGACGCTCACTCCTGCACCGCCCCCTCGTCGAGCAGCTCGAACCAGCGGCCCGCCGTCGCCATGTCCTTGTCCCCGCGACCCGAGAGGTTCACGAGGATCGTCGCCTCGGGGCCCAGCTCGCGGCCGAGGCGCAGGGCGCCCGCGAGGGCGTGCGCCGACTCGATCGCCGGGATGATGCCCTCGGTGCGGCTGAGGAGGCGGAGGGCCTCCATCGCCTCGGCGTCCGTCGCGGGGAGGTACTCGGCCCGGCCGATGTCGGCGAGATGCGCGTGCTCCGGGCCGACGCCGGGGTAGTCGAGCCCGGCCGAGATCGAGTGCGACTCGATGGTCTGCCCGTCCTCGTCCTGCAGCAGGTAGCTGCGGGCCCCGTGGAGCACCCCGGGACGCCCGCGCTCGATCGATGCCGCGTGCCGCTCCGTGTCGACGCCGTCGCCCGCCGCCTCGAGGCCGATGAGGCGCACGTCCGCGTCGTCGAGGAAGGCGTGGAAGATGCCGATCGCGTTGCTGCCGCCGCCCACGCAGGCCATGACCGCATCCGGGAGCCGACCGGTCAGCTCGAGCACCTGCGCGCGAGCCTCCTCGCCGATGATCTTCTGCAGGTCGCGGACCATCGCGGGGAACGGGTGGGGGCCCGCCGCGGTGCCGAAGACGTAGTTCGTCGTCTCGACGCTCGTCACCCACTCGCGGTAGGCCTCGTTGATCGCGTCCTTCAGCGTGCGCGAGCCGGTCGCCACCGAGATGACCTCGGCGCCGAGCAGCCGCATGCGGGCGACGTTGAGCGCCTGGCGCTGCGTGTCGACCTCCCCCATGAAGATCGTGCACTCGAGCCCGAAGAGCGCCGCCGCCGTCGCGGTCGCGACACCGTGCTGGCCTGCGCCCGTCTCGGCGATGACGCGCGTCTTCCCGATGCGGCGCGTGAGGAGCGCCTGCCCGAGCACGTTGTTGATCTTGTGGCTGCCGGTGTGGTTGAGGTCCTCGCGCTTGAGGATGATGCGGGCGCCGCCCGCGTGCTCCGCGAAGCGCGGGACCTCGGTGATGATCGAGGGACGGCCGGTGTAGCTGCGGTGCAGCTCGGCGAGCTCCGACTGGAACGCCGGGTCGGACTTCGCCGCCTCCCAGGCCTCGGAGAGCTCCTCGATCGCGGCGATGAGCGACTCGGGCATGAAGCGCCCGCCGAACTCGCCGAAGTAAGGACCGGGGTTGTCGCGCAGGGCCATGATCACGCCGCCAGGAAGGACTCGATGGTCGCGATCGGGTCCTCGCCCGTCACGAGGGCCTCGCCCACCAGCACCACGTCGGCACCCGCGTCGCGATAGTGGCGCACGTCCGCCGGCGAGAGCACGGCCGACTCCGCGACCCGGACGACGCCCGAGGGGATGCGGTCCGCGAGCCGGCCGAACAGGTCCCGGTCGAGCTCGAAGGTCGAGAGGTCGCGGGCGTTCACGCCGACGAGCTGTGCCCCCAGGTCGACCGCGCGGGCCACCTCCTCGGCGTCGTGCGCCTCCACGAGCGGCGTCATCCCGAGCTGGAGCACGAGCTCGTGCAGCTCGGCGAGACGGGGCTGCTCGAGCGCCGACACGATGAGCAGGACGAGGTCGGCGCCCGCGGCGCGCGCCTCGAGCACCTGGTAGGGCTCGACGATGAAGTCCTTGCGGAGCACCGGGATGCCGACCGCCGAGCGGACCGACGCCAGATCCTCGAGCGAGCCGAGGAAGCGCCGCTGCTCCGTGAGCACGCTGATGGCGCTCGCGCCGCCCGCCTCGTACGAGAGCGCGAGGCTCGCGGGCTCGGGGATCTCGGCGAGGGCGCCGCGCGAGGGGCTCGCGCGCTTCACCTCGGCGATGAGCTTGACGCGATCGGCCGGCGCGAGCGCCTGGAGCGCGTCGAGGGCGGGGGCCTGCGCGGCGGCGGCGGCCTCGACCTCGGCGAGGGGACGCGCGGCACGGCGCTCCGCCGCATCCGCGACCGCTCCCGTGACGAGCTCGGCGAGCAGGTCGGCGGTCACCTAGGCGTGCGCCTTCGGCGTGTACTTCGGCCCGCGGACCCCGTAGCCCAGACGCGCGAGCACGACGCCCGCGAGGAGGCCGGCCACCATGAGCGCGACGGAGGCCCAGACGAGCCAGACGATCGCGAACCAGAAGGCGAAGGTGCCGATCGTGAAGGCGACGAGCATGATGATCACGGCCGTCCAGGCCGCCGGCGAGTGGCCGTGGCCGGGGTCGTTCTCTTCGGACACTGGGGCTCCTTCTCAAGACGGTGCCGCTTGCGCGGCATCGCCACCGAGTCTAGCGGTCGCGATCGGTCGGATCGTCGCCGCCGCTCAGCGCGTCCCAGTCCTCGACCGCGCGGCTCTCCCGGCGGTCGCGGACGCCCTCGGAGGCGCGATCGGCGCGCGCAGCGGGCCCGTCCTCCGCGACGGGCACGCCCTCGGGCGCCTCGCCGTCGACGGGCGCGAAGCGGACCGGCTGGTAGCGGCGCGCCGAGCTCGGCCAGGCGCGCGAGGTCGCGGCGACCGCGAACCCCGCCGCCACGAGTGCGATCCCGGCGGCGAGGGCCACGAGCGGCCATGGTGTGGGCGCGGCCGACTCGGTCAGGCGGCGGGCCGCGTCCGCGCCGCCGTCGCCCGTCAGCTCCGCGACGAGTCCCGCGGAGGCGGCGACAGGATCGCCCAGCGACACCTGCGCCTGGATCGCGATGCAGACGCCGAGCAGCGCCTGCAGCACCCCGAGCACGACGCGGAACGCGGGCCCGGCGATCGCGAGCGCCGGCACCACGAGCAGGCCCGACAGCGCCAGGGGGGCGAGCGCACCCGCCGCCGTCTGCCCGTCGACGTCGACCTCCTGACCGGCGAGCCGCAGCAGGAACCACGGCTGCGACCACGCGAGCATCACCGACCCGCTCAGCGCCAGCAGGACGAGCAGGCTCAGGCCCTTCAGCCGACCCGGCGTCACGACGCCGCATCCCCCTCGGGCGAGCCGAGCACCGGGCGCAGCGGGTCCTCGTCGAAGCAGGCGTGCGATCCGGTGTGGCAGGCGGGGCCGAGCTGGTGCACCGTGAGGAGCAGCGCGTCGCCGTCGCAGTCGAGGGCCGCGCCCCGCACGTACTGCCGGTGGCCGCTCGTGTCGCCCTTGCGCCAGTACTCCTGCCGGCTCCGCGACCAGAAGGTCACGCGGCCCTCCGTGAGCGTGCGGCGCAGCGCCTCGGCGTCCATGTAGCCGAGCATGAGCACGTCGCGGCTCGACTCCTCCTGCACGATCGCGGGCAGCAGGCCGTCCGGATTCCAGGCGACTCGGGCGATGACGGCCTCGGGCGCGTCGTCGGTGTCGCTGTCGTGCGTCCAGCTCATCGCACCTCGATCCCCTCCGCGGCGATCGCCGCCTTCACCTGCCCGATCGTGAGCTCGCCGTCGTGGAACACGGATGCGGCGAGCACGGCGTCCGCGCCCGCCCGGATCGCGGGGGCGAAGTGCTCGAGGGCGCCCGCGCCGCCGCTCGCGATGACGGGGACCGTGCTCAGCTCGCGCATCGCGGCCGTGAGCTCCAGGTCGAAGCCGTCCTTCGTGCCGTCGGCGTCGATCGAGTTGACGAGCAGCTCTCCCGCACCGCGCTCGATCGCCTCGCGGGCCCAGTCGAGCGCGTCCAGATCCGTCTCCGTCCGACCGCCGTGGGTCGTCACGACGAAGCCGCTCGGCATCCGCTCGCTCCGCTGCACGTCGAGGCTCAGCACCAGCACCTGCGCGCCGAAGCGGTCGGCGATCTCGCCGAGCAGGGCGGGGCGCGCGATCGCCGCGCTGTTGACGCCGATCTTGTCGGCGCCCGAGGCGAGGAGCCGCGCCACGTCCTCCGGCGAGCGGACGCCGCCGCCGACCGTGAGCGGGATGAAGACCTGCTCGGCCGTGCGGGCCACCATCTCGTAGGTGGTCTCGCGCGCATCCACCGTCGCCGTCACGTCGAGGAAGGTCAGCTCATCGGCCCCCTGCTCGGCGTAGCGTCGAGCGAGCTGGACCGGATCCCCCGCATCGCGGAGGCCCTTGAAGTTGATCCCCTTGACGACGCGGCCGTCCGCGACGTCGAGGCACGGGATCACCCGGGTGACGATCGCCATGTCAGATCCTGGCGGCGGTGATGGGGCTCACGAGAATCGCGCGCGCCCCCAGCTCGTAGAGCTCGTCCATGATCTGGTTCGTGTCGGCGCGCGACACCATGACCCGCACGGCCACCCAGCCGCTCTCGCGGAGCGGCGAGACCGTCGGCGACTCCAGTCCTGGCGCGATCGCCGAGGCGGGCTCGACCAGCTCGGCGGGGAGGTCGTAGTCCATCATCACGTACTGGTGCGCGACCATGACGCCCTGGATGCGGCGGCGGAAGGTGCGCAGCCCGGCGAGCTCGGCGTCGGCCGCGATGAGCACGGCGCTCGACTCGAGGATGACGGGACCGAAGATGTCGAGGCCCTGCTTGCGGAGGGTCGTCCCCGTCTCGACGACGTCGGCGACCGCATCCGCGACCCCCAGGCGCACGGCCGACTCGACCGCGCCGTCGAGGCGCACGACCGTCGCATCCACGCCCTCGCGGGCGAGGAAGTCGGCGACGAGCCCGTCGTAGCTGGTCGCGACCCGGCGCCCGGCCAGGTCGCCGAGCTCCGCGAACGCGCCGATGGGCCCCGCGAAGCGGAAGGTCGAGGCGCCGAAGTCGAGCGCCTCGATCTCGGTGGCCGCGGAGTGCGAGTCGAGGAGGAGGTCGCGACCCGTGATGCCGACGTCCAGCGCGCCGGAGCCGACGTAGGTCGCGATGTCGCGGGGGCGGAGGTAGAAGAACTCGACGCCGTTGCGCGGGTCGGAGACGATGAGCTCCTTCGAGTCCCGGCGGGTCGCGTAGCCGGCCTCGTGGAGCATCTGGACGGCGGTCTCGGAGAGCGTGCCCTTGTTCGGCACGGCGATGCGGAGCATGACGCTGCTTTCTGGAATGGGGTGGACGGAGGGGACGGGCCGATCAGAGATGTCGGTACACGTCCGCCGGCGTCAGGCCCTTCGCGAGCATGAGCACCTGCAGGTGGTAGAGCAGCTGCGAGATCTCCTCGGCCGCCTCGTCGTCGCTCTGGTACTCGGCCGCCATCCACACCTCGGCGGCCTCCTCCACGATCTTCTTGCCGATCGCGTGGACGCCGGCGTCGAGCTCGGCGACCGTGCCCGAGCCCGCGGGGCGGGTGCGGGCCTTCTCGGTCAGCGCCTCGAAGAGGGCGTCGAAGGTCTTCACGATCCCCAAGGGTATCGCGCCCGGACGCACGAGGAGCGCCGCCCGCGGGCGGCGCTCCTCGTGCGGCGGAGAGCGGAGCGGTCCTACTGGACGCCGAGCAGGTCGATCACGAAGACGAGCGTGCGGCCCGAGAGCCGGTGGCCGCCGCCCGCGGGGCCGTAGGCGAGGTGCGGCGGGCAGACCAGCTGGCGCCGTCCGCCGACCTTCATGCCCGGGATGCCGTCCTGCCAGCCCTTGATGAGCCCGCGCAGCGGGAACTGGATCGACTGGCCGCGGCTCCAGCTCGAGTCGAACTCCTCGCCCGACTCGAAGTCGACGCCGAGGTAGTGCACGTCGACGGTCGCGCCGGGGGCGGCCTCGGGGCCGTCGCCGATCTCGAGGTCGGTGATGACGAGCTCCTCGGGGGCGGGCCCCTCGATGAACTCGATCTCGGGCTTGGTCTTGTCAGTCATGCGACCAGTCAAGCAGACCGCGCCGACACGGGCCGTCGCTCCGGCTGGGAGGCAGAGGTCATTCCGCTGACGGAGTCTCGAGCACCGGCACGACGACTCCGGCCTCCTGGCGCTCCTCCGGCGTCGACATGAAGGCGTTCGCCTCCCAGTCGACCTCGGCGAACCTCCGCCGGACGAGCTCCGCGCTGTCCGCGGCGTCGAACGGGGTCGAGAGGTCGAAGCATTCGCGCGGCACCAGCGGCTCGGCCGCCTGCCAGTCGAACTCGACGTCCTCCTCGTCCTCCGGGACGGCGGGGAACGAGCGCTCGAGACGGTCGAGCACCGCATCGCGCCACGCGAGGTATCCGGCGTCCCGCGGAACGATGAGCTGCGCCAGCGTCGAAAGCCATGCGGCGTTCTCGGCCGGCTCCGCGCCCTCGAAATGCAGGGCGTCGTTGAGCAACATCATGGTCAAGTGCAGCGGCCCGCGCACGGGGCCCGTCCACTCCTCATCGGCGAACTCCATGTAGGGGCAGCACGAGAAGTGCACGGTCCCGAGCCAGGCCGCCTCGAGGTAGTCCCTCAGCCAGGTGTCGGAGTCGAGCTCGTCCAGGGTGAACACGATCCATTCGCCGATCGCGACCCCCAGCGCGAGCTGAGCCCGACGCGCCAGGGGGCCGAGGCGCGACGCCACGACCTCGTCACCGGGCTCGTAGGCCGCAACGGGGTCTCGATCCTCCCAGTGCCACGACACCGGCGATCCGGCGGCGATGGGGCGGACATGTGCGGGGCGATACAGCGTCATGGGCGTCCTTTGTTCGTGCGCCGTGCCGGCGCGGCCTGGATGAGTGGACAGCAGGCCCGTGCGCACCTGACCCGCGAGCGGCGGAGATCACGGGAGCCGGTAGGGAGTGCCCTCGAAGCCCGCCGCGATCAGCTCGTCCGGCGTCCGCAGGTAGCGGTTCTCGGAGGGCACCAGCTCCCCCAGGAATCTGGCCAGGTGCTCGCGCTCGCTGCCGCGCTCGAACTCCGTGGTCGTGTCGAGCACCTCGCGTGGCACCGGCTCGCCCTTGATGTCCGCCTCATCGGCCGGGTAGAGCTCGACGAGCCTCGCGACGACCATCCGCACCCACGCATCGAACGGCTTCCGGTCCGGCGAGACCAGCTTGGCAAGTTGGTAGGAATAGACCGCCACGTGGAAGAGATGCTGCGCCCGCGGCGTGTCGTAGGAGCGCAGCGCGTCTTCCACGAGCTCCATCGCGGCCAGCAACACACCGTCGACAGGCCCACGCCGCTCCTCGAACTCGGCTTCAGGCGGCATCGCGACGTAGCGTATGTCGACTGAGCCCGCCCACGCGGCCGTGACCATCTGGAGCGGAGCGTCGAAATCGCTCATCCCCTCGAACCGCCACATGGTCCACTCCGCTGCACCGATCGCGAACGCCAAGCGCGCGCTCACGGACATCTGCACGAGACGCGCAGCGAGCTTGGGATTCTCCACCTCGAAATCGGCCGTCGACTTGATGCCGTGATCTGCCGGCCAGCCGAGGGCTCCGGACGTTCGGATGTGCGGCGGGGCGGTGAGCATCGACATGGCAGGCGAGGCTACCGCGTGGCGCTGATCTCTCGTCACGGCCTGTGGACAACCCGCGCCGGGGCTCCGCGGCGGCGTGCGGCGCCGGCGACCGCATCAACGGCATTCGCCTCGACTCAGTGGCTGTGCGCGGCCGCGGCGGCGCGCAGCTCCGCGATCGCGGCGCCGGGATCGGGCGTCGCGTAGACGCTCGAGCCCGCGACGAAGGTGTCGGCGCCGGCCGCCGAGGCGGCCGCGATCGTCTCGACGGTGATGCCGCCGTCCACCTGGAGCCAGACGTCGAGCCCCGCGCCGCGCACCGCATCCCGCACGGCCGAGACCTTCGGCATCATGTCGGCCATGAACGACTGCCCGCCGAAGCCGGGCTCGACCGTCATGACGAGGATCTGGTCGAACTCCTCGAGGAGCTCCAGATAGGGGGCGACGTCCGTGCCCGGCTTGATGCCGAGGCCGGCGCGCGCGCCGATCGAGCGCAGGCGCCGCGCGAGCGACACCGGGTCGGCGGCCGCCTCCGCGTGGAAGGTCACCGAGTGCGCGCCGAGCTCCGCGTAGTCGGGAGCCCAGCGGTCCGGGTCCTCGATCATGAGGTGCACGTCGAGCGGCACGGGCGAGGTCGCCTGCACGCGCTCCACCATGGCAGGCCCGAAGGTGAGGTTCGGGACGAAGTGGTTGTCCATGACGTCGACGTGGACGAGATCGGCCGAGGCGATCCGCTGCAGCTCCGACTCCATGTTCGCGAAGTCGGCGGACAGGATGCTCGGCTCGATGCGCACAGTCACGCCGCCAGCCTAGGGCTCGGTCGTGAGCAGCTGGACGAACATCGCGTCCGTCCCGTGCCGGTGCGGCCAGAGCTGCGCCGCCGGACCGGAGCCGAGCCCGAGCGGGCGGACGGCGACCGACTCGAGGACCGCGGGCGTGTCGAGCGCCGTGAGGCCCGCGTGGCGCTCGAGGGCGGCAACCACGATCCCGCGCGTCTCCTCGAGGTGCGGCGAGCAGGTCACATAGGCGAGCAGGCCGCCCGGCCTGAGCGCGGCGACCGCCGAGTCGAGGAGCTCGGCCTGGAGGGCGGCGAGCTCGGCGACATCCTCGGGCGACTTGCGCCAGCGCGCCTCGGGGCGGCGGCGCAGGGCCCCGAGGCCCGTGCACGGCGCATCGAGCAGGATGCGATCGAAGCGCCCGGGGAGCTCCCGGCCGAATCGGCGGCCGTCGCCCACGAGCACCTCGGGCGCGGGGTCGAGCGCCGCGAGCGCCTTCCGGACGAGCTCCGCGCGGGTCGGCGCGACCTCGTTCGCCATGAGCACCGCCCCGTGCTCGGCCGCCTCCGCGGCGAGCAGCGCGGCCTTCCCGCCGGGGCCCGCGCACATGTCGAGCCAGCGCTCCCCCGGCTGCACCTCGCGAGCGCGGCTGAGCGCGAGGGCCGCGAGCTGCGACCCCTCGTCCTGGACGCGCGCCCGGCCGCGCCGCACCTCGGGGATCCGCCCGGGGTCGCCGCCCGAGAGCACGACCCCGACGGGCGAGACGCCGCCCGCCTCGGCGCGCTCGCCGAGCTCCTCGACGAGGGAGGCCGGAACGCTCAGCCCGGGGAGGGCCGCCAGCGCGACGCGGGGCGAGACGTTGTCGGCCTCGAGCAGCGCCGCGATCTCCTCGCCGCGACCCTCCGCATCCAGCGCCGCCTGCAGGGCGTCGACGATCCAACGGGGGTGGGCGTGCTCGATCGCGAGGCGGCGGGCGCCCTTGAGCTTCTCGAGCGCCTGCGCCATCCACTCCTCGGCGCTCCGCCTCGAGAGCGTGCGCAGGGTGCCGTTCACGAATCCCGCGGCCCGCGGGTGCCCGGCCTCGCGGACGAGCTCGACGCTCTCGCCGACGGCCGCGTGCGAGGCCACCCGCATCCCGAGCAGCTGATGCGCGCCGAGTCGCAGCACATCGAGCACGGCCGGGTCGATGTCGACGACGGGGCGGGCGGTCACGATCGCGAGGATGCGGTCGTAGGTCCCGAGGCGGCGGAGCGTCCCGTAGGCGAGCTCGGTCGCGAAGGCCGCGTCCTTCGCGTCGAGCTCGGCCTCGACGATGTACCTCGGCAGGATCAGGTTCGCGTAGGCGTCGTCCTCGCGGACCGCCTCGAGCACCGCGAAGGCGACCCGGCGGCTCGGCTGCACCCGCTCGCCGGCGGTCACGACAGCACCGCCGAGCCGCCGAGGCCGCGCATCCAGTCGGCCGCGGGCATCGCCCGCCGCCCGGCGGGGAGGACCGTGCGGAGCTCGAGCGCGCCGTCCCCCGTGCCGAGGACGACCACGCGGCCGCGCGACT
The Homoserinibacter sp. YIM 151385 DNA segment above includes these coding regions:
- a CDS encoding FKBP-type peptidyl-prolyl cis-trans isomerase; the protein is MTDKTKPEIEFIEGPAPEELVITDLEIGDGPEAAPGATVDVHYLGVDFESGEEFDSSWSRGQSIQFPLRGLIKGWQDGIPGMKVGGRRQLVCPPHLAYGPAGGGHRLSGRTLVFVIDLLGVQ
- a CDS encoding phosphoribosyl-ATP diphosphatase, translating into MKTFDALFEALTEKARTRPAGSGTVAELDAGVHAIGKKIVEEAAEVWMAAEYQSDDEAAEEISQLLYHLQVLMLAKGLTPADVYRHL
- the hisG gene encoding ATP phosphoribosyltransferase; translated protein: MLRIAVPNKGTLSETAVQMLHEAGYATRRDSKELIVSDPRNGVEFFYLRPRDIATYVGSGALDVGITGRDLLLDSHSAATEIEALDFGASTFRFAGPIGAFAELGDLAGRRVATSYDGLVADFLAREGVDATVVRLDGAVESAVRLGVADAVADVVETGTTLRKQGLDIFGPVILESSAVLIAADAELAGLRTFRRRIQGVMVAHQYVMMDYDLPAELVEPASAIAPGLESPTVSPLRESGWVAVRVMVSRADTNQIMDELYELGARAILVSPITAARI
- the hisF gene encoding imidazole glycerol phosphate synthase subunit HisF is translated as MAIVTRVIPCLDVADGRVVKGINFKGLRDAGDPVQLARRYAEQGADELTFLDVTATVDARETTYEMVARTAEQVFIPLTVGGGVRSPEDVARLLASGADKIGVNSAAIARPALLGEIADRFGAQVLVLSLDVQRSERMPSGFVVTTHGGRTETDLDALDWAREAIERGAGELLVNSIDADGTKDGFDLELTAAMRELSTVPVIASGGAGALEHFAPAIRAGADAVLAASVFHDGELTIGQVKAAIAAEGIEVR
- the trpC gene encoding indole-3-glycerol phosphate synthase TrpC, with the protein product MLAELVTGAVADAAERRAARPLAEVEAAAAAQAPALDALQALAPADRVKLIAEVKRASPSRGALAEIPEPASLALSYEAGGASAISVLTEQRRFLGSLEDLASVRSAVGIPVLRKDFIVEPYQVLEARAAGADLVLLIVSALEQPRLAELHELVLQLGMTPLVEAHDAEEVARAVDLGAQLVGVNARDLSTFELDRDLFGRLADRIPSGVVRVAESAVLSPADVRHYRDAGADVVLVGEALVTGEDPIATIESFLAA
- the hisI gene encoding phosphoribosyl-AMP cyclohydrolase, which produces MSWTHDSDTDDAPEAVIARVAWNPDGLLPAIVQEESSRDVLMLGYMDAEALRRTLTEGRVTFWSRSRQEYWRKGDTSGHRQYVRGAALDCDGDALLLTVHQLGPACHTGSHACFDEDPLRPVLGSPEGDAAS
- the lgt gene encoding prolipoprotein diacylglyceryl transferase, whose product is MVLPLSIPSPDPAWQVFNLGQWLRDIGLTWFGFDLNIHAYAICILAGIVAAILVANHRLSSRGAEPWVILDVAIWAVVLGIIGARAYHVLTHPGDFFGAGIDPWKVVRIWEGGNAIFGSLIGGAVGVWIGCRMSGLRFWSVADAIAPGLLLAQAMGRLGNWFNHELYGLPTDLPWGLEIESSNGAYPSGLPEGTLFHPTFLYEMIWNLVGFAILMAATYRLRLQWGKVLGLYLVWYGLGRSWFESIRIDPSELYLGIRSNVWAAVIALVLGIVILIVQSRRHPGLEPSPYVPGREWTPDAGVDSDDTYSDDEDDDSVDEGDDAAAESEEPATSGASTTR
- the trpB gene encoding tryptophan synthase subunit beta, with translation MALRDNPGPYFGEFGGRFMPESLIAAIEELSEAWEAAKSDPAFQSELAELHRSYTGRPSIITEVPRFAEHAGGARIILKREDLNHTGSHKINNVLGQALLTRRIGKTRVIAETGAGQHGVATATAAALFGLECTIFMGEVDTQRQALNVARMRLLGAEVISVATGSRTLKDAINEAYREWVTSVETTNYVFGTAAGPHPFPAMVRDLQKIIGEEARAQVLELTGRLPDAVMACVGGGSNAIGIFHAFLDDADVRLIGLEAAGDGVDTERHAASIERGRPGVLHGARSYLLQDEDGQTIESHSISAGLDYPGVGPEHAHLADIGRAEYLPATDAEAMEALRLLSRTEGIIPAIESAHALAGALRLGRELGPEATILVNLSGRGDKDMATAGRWFELLDEGAVQE
- the trpA gene encoding tryptophan synthase subunit alpha; its protein translation is MSVAQRIAERKASGSGALIGYLPVGFPDLDTSVDAAVALVENGVDVLELGLPYSDPVMDGLAIQQATQHALAGGFRTRDVFAAVERIRARVDVPVLVMTYWNPVVQFGAERFAASLRDAGGAGLITPDITPDSAGEWLAVSEAHGLDRVFLAAPTSSDARLGEVVSSSRGFVYTVSTMGITGARSDVDRAARTLVERLRAAGATGPDRIAACVGIGISTGEQVREVLGYADGAIVGSALVTSLAADGVAGLARTAAALAAGAAPAAQ
- a CDS encoding DUF6704 family protein — protein: MSEENDPGHGHSPAAWTAVIIMLVAFTIGTFAFWFAIVWLVWASVALMVAGLLAGVVLARLGYGVRGPKYTPKAHA
- a CDS encoding Trp biosynthesis-associated membrane protein, which produces MTPGRLKGLSLLVLLALSGSVMLAWSQPWFLLRLAGQEVDVDGQTAAGALAPLALSGLLVVPALAIAGPAFRVVLGVLQALLGVCIAIQAQVSLGDPVAASAGLVAELTGDGGADAARRLTESAAPTPWPLVALAAGIALVAAGFAVAATSRAWPSSARRYQPVRFAPVDGEAPEGVPVAEDGPAARADRASEGVRDRRESRAVEDWDALSGGDDPTDRDR
- the rpe gene encoding ribulose-phosphate 3-epimerase, translated to MTVRIEPSILSADFANMESELQRIASADLVHVDVMDNHFVPNLTFGPAMVERVQATSPVPLDVHLMIEDPDRWAPDYAELGAHSVTFHAEAAADPVSLARRLRSIGARAGLGIKPGTDVAPYLELLEEFDQILVMTVEPGFGGQSFMADMMPKVSAVRDAVRGAGLDVWLQVDGGITVETIAAASAAGADTFVAGSSVYATPDPGAAIAELRAAAAAHSH